From a single Lolium rigidum isolate FL_2022 chromosome 7, APGP_CSIRO_Lrig_0.1, whole genome shotgun sequence genomic region:
- the LOC124677797 gene encoding tubby-like F-box protein 7 produces MTLRSILRDFRESFGNLSRRNFEAKISSIPGLSDHHGGKSVESPNELQDSWASLPPELLRDVMKRLEQDDSNWPSRKDVVACASVCTTWREMCKDIVRNPEFCGKLTFPVSLKQPGPRDGLIQCFIKRDKSKLTYHLYLSLTSAVLDDNGKFLLSAKRSRRTTYTDYAISMDSKNISRSSSGYIGRLRSNFLGTKFVIYDTQPPYNARTLCSHDQNSRRFSSRKVSPKVPTGSFPIAQVNYELNVLGTRGPRRMQCTMHSIPTTAVDPDGVVPGQPKELLPRLFEESFRTSASSFSKYSVADHSMDFSSSRFSEFGLQDGHDVGEKDMPLVLRNKSPRWHEQLQCWCLNFRGRVTVASVKNFQLIAAPPLPAATGAVAASEPPSLPPQQPVQPQPSTSSPSSSSSNHDTVLLQFGKVSKDTFTMDYRYPLSAFQAFAICLTSFDTKLACE; encoded by the exons ATGACTCTGCGGAGCATACTTCGTGATTTCAGGGAGAGCTTTGGGAACTTATCAAGGCGGAATTTTGAGGCAAAAATTTCAAGCATACCGGGCCTTTCGGACCATCACGGAGGGAAATCTGTCGAGTCTCCAAATGAGCTGCAGGATAGTTGGGCTAGCCTTCCTCCTGAATTACTTCGCGATGTGATGAAAAGGTTGGAGCAAGATGATAGCAACTGGCCATCCCGCAAGGATGTTGTTGCTTGCGCTTCTGTTTGCACAACTTGGAGAGAGATGTGCAAGGATATAGTGAGAAATCCTGAATTTTGTGGAAAGCTCACGTTTCCCGTATCTCTTAAGCAG CCTGGACCTCGAGATGGATTGATCCAATGTTTCATAAAAAGGGACAAGTCAAAGCTAACTTATCATCTCTACCTGTCCCTTACCTCTG CTGTGCTAGATGATAATGGGAAGTTCCTACTATCAGCCAAAAGGAGTCGGCGGACGACATACACCGATTACGCCATTTCTATGGATTCTAAGAACATCTCCAGATCAAGTAGTGGCTACATTGGAAGGCTGAG GTCAAATTTCCTCGGCACCAAATTCGTCATCTACGACACGCAGCCACCATACAATGCTCGGACACTGTGCTCGCATGACCAGAACAGCCGGCGATTCTCCTCTAGGAAAGTCTCCCCGAAGGTCCCCACCGGCAGCTTCCCCATCGCTCAGGTAAACTACGAGCTGAACGTGCTGGGCACCCGCGGACCGAGGCGGATGCAGTGTACCATGCATTCCATCCCGACAACAGCGGTAGACCCTGACGGCGTCGTGCCTGGCCAACCTAAAGAGCTCCTCCCTCGGTTATTCGAGGAGTCCTTCCGCACATCTGCGAGCTCCTTCTCCAAGTACTCTGTAGCGGATCACTCCATGGACTTCAGCAGCTCTCGCTTCTCCGAGTTCGGACTGCAAGACGGACACGACGTGGGGGAGAAGGATATGCCTTTGGTTCTCCGAAACAAGTCGCCGAGGTGGCATGAGCAGCTGCAGTGCTGGTGCCTCAACTTCCGGGGCCGCGTCACGGTGGCCTCGGTAAAGAACTTCCAGCTGATAGCCGCCCCACCACTGCCGGCTGCTACAGGAGCAGTGGCGGCTTCCGAGCCACCCTCGCTGCCTCCCCAGCAGCCTGTGCAGCCCCAGCCTTccacttcatcgccgtcttcatcGTCATCCAATCATGACACGGTGCTCCTGCAGTTCGGGAAGGTATCCAAGGACACCTTCACGATGGACTACCGGTACCCGCTGTCTGCCTTCCAGGCATTTGCCATCTGCCTGACCAGCTTCGACACCAAGCTGGCTTGTGAATAG